GATAGTGATTTTGTGTGGCCTGATTATAGAAGCAAAATGTGTTCCGAGTGAGAATTTCAAGAAATAGAAAGTTTAATACACTAACTAGCCAAAGATAACCCTATTATTCAGTCATTACTCCAACAATATAATCCTGTTGGACTTGCAGTATATTCCAAAGTCAGTTCATTTCCGCGTAAAAAGTAGTTGAATCATTTGTTATATATATCAATGGTTACTAAGAAAAGATAaggaagaaagagagagaatttACAGTTTGACATGTAAAATTGAGACCACCAAATGAATAGAAGATTTATAACCACTCATCTTTTATTCtacttttcttttcaaattaaagtgaGAGGTACTCCTACAAAACAGCACCTTGACTTTATCAGCAATCTCATGTCCATCTCGTGCATAATTTCTTCCTTCTacacaacaacaagaagaaggtCTTAATTTGCCTTAAAAGATTTACTAGTATTCATTATTTTGTTGGTCTTGTGCCAACTAACAAAGAGAAAAAAGGCAACAAAAACTATGGCTGCCTGTGGAAGCCTACAACACATATTTGAGAAACCATTGCCTGAAAATCCAACACTTATTGAATCCCTCTCCTCAACCTCATGGAAAAATTCTAAATCCTTGAAACCTAATATTGATAACTCCTCCTTCACTGAGATTTTCGGCGAATTACATTTTAAAGAAAACAACAACTCTATATCTTCCTctgcctcctcctcctcctcgtcCTCTGTTgtttcttcttcgtcttctttcTCTTCTTGTCTACCTCAATCatctgcttcatcatcattatcatcattgtcttcttcttcttcttcgtcgttTTTCCTTGATGCAATTCATCAATCTGAAATTAAAGGGCTGGACAATATTAAGGACAAGTATGAAAGAAACAAAAGCCCTATTTCAAGTTATTATCCAAATACCAATAGCTGCAGCCACAAGAAACAAGATAGGCATAGTGATAGCTTTTCTTCAAGAACATCGGATAGTCTATCGGTGTGCACAGAAGGCCTTGGATTCGAGAGCTCTGATGACGTTGAGGACCTAATGAACGATTTGAGTATCGAGAATCAGAaaaaacaacaagaagaaaaaggGAGAATGCGCGTTCCCTGTAGGCCAGAGAATCAAGTAATAATTAATCATGATTATTCGAAGAGATCAAGAACAAACAAAGGGTCATTTCCACCTCCTATTTCTTGCATAGGGAGAAGTGGGAAGCCTTGGGTTTGCTTCAAATCATTCAGGGAAGATGGGAGATTTATTCTTAAGGAAATTAGAATTCCTACTCAAGAATTCTTGCATGCATGCAGAGAAGATGGACGTTTAATGATGCATGTTATTCATTCAGATGATGAGATTgtagatgaagatgaagatgaataCGAAGACGacgatgatgatgttgatgatgatACACATAATGTTGAAGAAGAGCATGATGCAAAGCATGTATAGGAGTTGAACATCATCAAAGCATGTATTGCATGAAAGCTGTTTTGTTTCATAGTTtttacttttttgtttttgtttttttctttatctGCTATGTTCCAAAGGTGCAAGAAACCTGCAAGATATAGTTTAAAagctttgtttttcttcttctctgcAAATTCTGCAAATAAAGAGAAACTGCAAAAGGAATTCTCTGGATGCATTTTACTATAggattttttattatttacttgCTACATCCTACATCACACTCTTTGGGGTTGCGTTCCTTCCCTGAACCCTGCGGAACTACTGAATACTTTGTGCAACAAGCTACCACTTGCTACATCCTatatttgttttttgtttttttactgTGAATTGAATTTCTGGTTAAGAAAAAGATAAGCATTTCCCGTACTATAAATTGAACTTGTCCATACTTGTTTGGATTAAAAAAAACCGAATACTGGTAGTCAGTGTCTTTATTATACAGCCAAACTGTATAAAAAAAAACTGTACTATTAATGTAGTAACTTGTTATAGCAAATAACTTTAAGTACAATCAGGGATTCGGTTCAATCACAGGTTATTCTAGGATTATAACCATGATTATAACCGAGGGATTATTTATCCTACTTTCAATATGGGAAAAATATTCCCTGAGTGTGGTATAAAACTTATTTTGATTTTAACTAATACCCTCAACCAAATATATGATACACTTTATCCCAAATTTTACACCCGCGGTAACCTACTTAATCACTCTAACTAAAAGGCTCCTCAATAGTTTTTACTCTATCCGCACATAAAACTTACTCtaaaaaaagattaaaaaaaggAATTTCGAACTgcatttttttttgggggggggggggggtggttgTTCTAGGAGATGGAACAAGAGAGGTAGCTCAAAGACACAGTAATCCTATGTTCAGATGAAGATAGATTGCAAAATATCTACAACTTTTTGTAGCCGAAAGTATATGAATATGACCTAAAGAAGCCACCTACCTATATTCTAATTTCTATAGACACATGTAACAGTTTGAATCACTAACTAGACATCCTCAAAAACCTACCAATGTCCTTAGGACCAAGAGAAGAGACACTCTAAGAAAGAGCCAACGTGAGTTTACCAAATAAAAATATCAGTTTCTCTCACAATCACAAAGTAAAATGGAGAAAAGTTTTGACATTTGTAGTTTTAACGCATTCAAATCAGTCTAGCAAACAGGACGCTTTTCCTGTGATAAGATTCTGTACAATAATGATGCCCTTTTCAGCATAGAACTGGTATTGATTGGATTAGAGAAGATAACAAAACACAGAACCATATATATAGAACATAATCATCACTAAGGGCAACCCACAAAAGAGGAAATTTTACAATGCCTCATAGGCCACAGAAACTCCTtttttaaaggaaaaaataattaaactaataataataacaacaacaacagcaataaTGGTGTTTGACCAAAGCTCAGACGCACCTAACTATCCCACCAATATATGCTACCCCGGTAGCACAAGTATAGAATTACTTTTCCTACAAAAGCTTACAGCTTGTTTGaatggttgttacctattgtattgtatcatattgttactttaaatataatgtttgttttgatCGATTTGGCAGGGTCGCATCGTTACTTTGTTTTTTACTCCCATCTTGTACttcctaattattaaataatcatattttatcctttaccctacctttttatataataattctaccTTGTATCTTGCTTTTTCTTTGTAATATGACAAGTATATTTTTCATATTGTTAGTGCATGACATCATGAAATGACGACAAACAAtataatctatccaaacattatatttatCGAAACGATAAAgtacaatataatacaatacaatacaacacGATATGCTAAGATACTTTATGGTCTGCAAAAACATGCATTTGTATAGCATATGGCATAACACGTATCTTAAGTTCCCTGAAAATTTGAAACAAAAATCTTCTACACGGAAATATTCATTCATCAAAACATAGATTTTTTTACTAAGCAAATAAATCTGTGGCCTTGGTGTTTCCAAGTGGCTGCAGCAATTGGATCATTCATTCCACAAGAAATAATTCCAAACTAAATATAAGGCAAAGAATATGTTCACTTTTCTATCTAAATGGATCAAAAACAGAATATAGAGGGACCCGAAAATGCAATCACTCTATCTAAAAATCAAGAAAATGATACGTTGAAAGATATTGTGGACCACCAGATATAGCTCCAATGCTTTCAGAGATATATTGAGAAATTGACATTCCAAGTGTTTATGTCTGGAAATGGTTTTCTGAAATGGGATCTTCCAGAACAGCCATCCACCAGTGTAAACAAATACAAATCAAGGTCCCAATGATGATTGTGTTCACTACTTGGATGTGACCAAACCCATCAAAGTAGCACAATAATTCTACTGATGAAACATTGCAGGATTCAAACTCCAAGATTGTGATAGATTACAGTATACAGCGAGTTACATTACAGCAGAACTTGAATACAAGATTATATTTTAGTCCTCACTCTTTTATTGATATGATTGACAAAAAAAAGGCAGGAGAATCGGCGATACTTGGTCCATCTTGGATCACTTGACTGGGTTGCTTCCATCTAATGTCAAAAGAACCTTATATAAATCAGGGCGTCGATCACGAAATACCCCCCAACTCTGCCTTTTGGACTTGATTTTGTCCAGATCGAACTGCGCTACAAGAACAACTTCCTCTTTATCATCAGCAGCTGCTACCAACTCCCCAGTGGGCCCTGTTCATTTTTAAACCAGGTTCAGAGCCCCTTAGCAACATAAGGAGATAGATGTTTTTCAAGTTCTATAGCTACAGATTTTTGTCAAATAGCTTACCTGCAATGAAAGAGTAGCCGTAGAATGTTATCGCGCTTTTCCCATGCTCTGTCTCAATTGTCTCCTTTCCAATGCGGTTTGAAGCTACTAAAGGTACCTGAACAcgataaaaattaaagaggacAAAGTGTTTCTAGAAAAAAGACTGAACCAAATTGATTCAAACCAAACCAACAATTTAAAAGTCACTTTCTTGGCTTTGGTCTTGTAAAATGAGAAGTTGAGAACCAACAATTCGCGTTTGGTTTTATTTGGTGTATTAAAACCATAGAAATCGAAATTCTTCTTTTAATAAAAGTTGCAAATAATTGTTGGTTTCCTTTTCTACACAGAGAATGCATAGGAAAATGACATAAATAGTGTACAGTAAATGCTATGCTTGTCGTGAAGAATTGATTAgcagagtgtgtgtgtgtgtatacggCACATCTTGTAAGATCAAATAGAATATGAATCCAGTCAGATTGGGGTACATATAATGTCAGCCCTAGAGTTAAGGAAGAAACCCACACCAAGAAAACATACTGAAATAGTCCAGTTTTAAGCTCAAATAGGAGTTACAATGGAAGGGGTTGGTTAAGAGAGGAAAAGCACTTTTGGTGGCTATTCCAATCTGTCCAGCAAATATATAAGAGGGGCATGACTCAGTGTTTCCTTTTTCTTGCATAAACTTTTTGTTGTACATCTCTTCAATTCTTGTCCCTTACAGACATTTTTACCCAATTGTAATGCAGGTATGTTGCTCAGCCGAGCAAAAGaatgattaaaagaaaagaataagCTAAAGCAGCTCGGTGTATAATAAAATTAATAAACTAAGATCAAGATGCATAATTAACATTTTAGCTGGACCAAATTCTAGCTTGGGACACAACTTTCCttgtttgttttttttggttATGCTAAAACCCCACCATCCCAACCCCTTGCCCAGGAGTCGAATAGTGGCCCTTTTCCCACTTTTGCTCCCTTGGTGACTCGAACCCCCAAAATCTTATGATTGAAGGTGGAGGATCCTTTCAACTAGGCTATCCTGCTCATGCCAACATAAACATCCCCTTTACTTATCATTCTTGAcgaaaaaaaagttaaaaatgaaaaataaaacttACCACATTAGCTCCAGCATGTCCTTGCATCACCCTCCTCCAGTGATCACGAGAATCAAGTCCATCATCTTGAGGTTCAGAACCAATTGCAGTAGGATAGAACAGTACTTCTGCACCTTGAAGTGCCATAGCTCGAGCTGCCTCAGGAAACCACTGATCCCAGCAAATTGCTGGATAGAATTTAATAACAGTCAATACTATCGGTAGTGTATCTTCAGTCTTCACTGTATTTACAACAAGAGTATCTTTGTCCTCtttaataaaatcttaaaattaCAAAGTGAAGTGTATGTAAGTAACTTGTGGAGATTTAAGGTTTTAGCCCACAGCAGCACAACTTTTATTTTTCTCCGATGTATCCAAATGTTCATCAAAGGTAGAGAACACAATGAAACCTAAAGAACAACTATGGCAACATATATTCTCTTACCAACTCCGATTTTTGCATATTTAGTCTGGAACACCTGTTTATGAACACCATTACGTCCATGAGCAAAGGGAAAGCAGGAAAATATCACTATCACAATATCGTAACAGGACTTCAGGATTCCTTACCTTAAAACCAGTGTCACCAGGATTGAAGTAAAACTTTTCCTGATAACCTGCAGAGACAAACAACTTAAGAGGATAAAAAAGGAGTATTGAAGAAAGTGGTTGAAGGAAATCTAACAGAATAATGACAAGTAGCACAATGATTTTGGAATGTTCTTCCAAGTTTTACTAACCAGGTCCATCGGGAATATGGGACTTCCTGTAAAGTCCAAGATCTGTGCCATCAGCATCAATAATAGCCACAGAATTGTAATGCGCATTATTTGCTTCTTCAAAGAAACTAACTGGTATAACCACTCCCAGCTCCTTCGCAAGCTTCTGCATCCTATAAACATGCACATAGAAAGAACAAGCCAGGTTGTTATTGGAACCTTGACACATGCTAACAGAACCAGCAATAAGACACCAGAAGTAATCAGAATTTTCACCTCACAATGGTTGGATGCCCCTGATATGGTTTTGCTCGATGGAAGAAGTCCTCCCTTTGAGCTTGGCAAAAGTAATAGCCCTCGAACAACTCCTGAGATGTAAATAGGGAAGTATCAATGAAACTGGACTGCAAACATGCAGGTGAATACCAAATACTTTCAAAAAGTAGAAGTTCACAGGACTACAAACTTCAAGAGTATCACCCTAACTCTATAAAAATATCATTAGAAACTCGAAACTGAGAGAAAACAATTCTCTTTTAATGTAGATGTATTAAGGACACTGGCAATTTTTGAAGATCAACAAAACTCTGAGTCATGGTATGTACAAAATACATGAGATGAAGTTCAATTCAACTGTCTAGCTTAATCACTTGTGTCACAACTGCTAAATACTGAGCTAAACAAGATTACTTGTCAAAGTGATAGGTCAATTCAAATTGATCTGACAACTCCTTAGGACAGTAATCATTAACACTTAAACAATCATATACAAACTTTTTACCTCATTCTATAGTTATTACTTATTAGTTACCAACACCTATATAACATTGTAAACACCTTGGCTATAAATCCTGTTCTTTTTGTTAGCCGCACTCCTAAGGATACTTATACTAAAGTATAATGATAATATATAACGGAAGAGTTAGACTCCCCCTCTAAAGATTCAAGAAAAAACAGTACACTATGCTGAAATTACAGTAACCAACACTGCATAAGTTTGATTCACTTCAATAGCTTCAACTGACATCAATTTCAGTCAGTTCACTTAAGTTCATATGTTTTAACCAAATCTGAACCTTTCTGACACACTCAGGCCAAACCGAATCTTTTTTTTCTCAAGGCCCgctcatccccccccccccccgtatggggtgtttggtttttttttttttttggggagggggggggaggggggaggggacAGCTGTTCAGGATTCAGGCACAACTTCTCTCATATTTATCTTAAAACCCCGTTAAACTTTaatattttacatttttactACGCTTGTTTAACTCCGAACACTCATTGATGTGTAATGATGATATTTTGGAAGTGAACAGTCTTGGGCCAACTTAAATGGGGAAAGATTATTGACAAAACCTTTGGTAAGATCTAATTACTTAAAGGAGGATACTGGAATACTTTTCAACTATGTTGTGACTATGcttttcctgagccgagggtctatcagaaacaacctTTCTACCTCTCTATCAGAAACAACCTTTCTACCTCCACAAGatagtctgcgtacacactaccctccccagaccctacttgtgggattacactaggtttgttgttgttgtaggataCTGGAATATTTGCAACTGTCTCCGACTCGAATATGTTATATAACCAGTTTTACTATACTTCTCCGTTCATTTTAGCTAACTTCACAATCATGTTCTCTTGAATCTAACAGCTAAACCAAATGAACATTTCTATTTCAAGGCTGTTTGAAGCAAGTTGAAACCAAGCCAAAGTACCAGCCATGTCTCCAGAATATGCCTCCAATCTGGAACAGAAGGGGCACAGATTTCTTGAACTACTTTGTTATGCATTAGCATGAGCAAGAAAGTAGACAAGAGGAAACTACAAAGACGAGTTTAACTCAAATGGTCCTACAAGTTTGGGGGTACGTTTAGCTTTGTCCTTATATTATGATCGTGAGCATATCTAACCCCTTAAGTTTAGTAGCTGTGAGACATGTCCTACAAGTCTATAGTCTATACTTCTTGCTTTGATAGCAATTGTTGGTCGCTTGCTTAAATTTAAAAAAACtgagtgcttctgctatcagtTAACAAGCTCCATTAAATATGACAAAGTGGTCCGACGCTGCTCATGGTTCCTTCTATAACCACCTCCCTGCTTCAGCAATTATCCCTCATTCTCACACCTGTCTACGAAACGAGCCAGTAATGACAGGACAAAATTGTCGTATGAAATGACCCAGCACTCTGTTAAACACCCGCTATTGTTTTCCAACCTTACTGGCCATTAAATGGTACGTGCTCTCTCTGCATTCAAGTTAAGTTTCCGCACTTGCAATGCATGGACCAAGAAGCACAGGAGTTATGAAAGAGGTCAGGAGGGAGCTAGGAGTTATCAGGAAATTTTCAGAACTATTTCTGAATAAAGCTCTAAATGCTTAAAAGAATGGGGGTGCAGGTGAAGGAACTGGTTAGACTAAGCAACTGAAACAAAAATCAAGcggagaaagagagagaatttTTATACAAACACATAAGAAATATATATACACAGAGAAAAGAATGGTTGAAAGGACGCCCGAAGGAGGATAAAATACAGGAAGAGTAAGGAGAATCATCATACTACTTTAATCGATCAGTGAAACTTCAATTCTGAATATCATGCCTATTGATTTCGCGTAATCCCTATCGACTCACTTATCAGGTTCTTCCTTTCCGTGCCCCTTACCTCAGCTTAATTATTATGTGAAGATTCTTCATCTGGTTTTGGAGCAAGCACATGCTTTATGCTGAGTATTCACGACATATACTTATTTTCGCTTAAATTTTTTAACACTTGCCTATTATTTTAGTATAATGGTCTGATATTCAATAGATTGTTCTTTATCAtcttatctctctctctctctctcactctctctctctctctctctctctctctctctctctctctctctcttgttaTATTCATGGGTTAAGGATCGTGTCACTGGGCGATTAACAGGAAAATCCTCTTCCTATAACGaggtctttttcttatttttatttcttccCTTTGAATGACCTATGGTGACAGATCTGTGGGGCTCGTCAAAGGGAGCTCTAACCTTAAGACTCATTGAGAGAGAGAGTCTCGCACCTCTAGAGTTTAAAAGAAAATTTTGTGTGTCTTTATTTCTAGCATTACTACTCTTTAAATAGAGCTTACAGATAAAATAGGAAAACTTGTCCAAGTAGGAAACCTAATTGAAATAGAATTAAAAACCTAACATAATACCATAACTGGAAATAAAagctaataaaaataaaatagcaTAATTAATGTTGCTGTTGAATGGTTCCACGCAATAAAGGCATCCGTAACATCTCTCCTCCTGGAGAAAGAGCTTGTCCTCAAGCTTGTAATGTGGAAAAGCATCACGAAACTGAACCAGATCTCCCCATGTAGCATCATCAGCTGAAAATCCACACCATTGAACAAGAATCTCCCAATTTCCACGATTGAGTCTAGATGGCAGAATGGTGTCTGGAACAAACACTACCTTGCCATCTTCCAGAGGGGGGTAATGTAGGCTGACCGGTAGGAACTTCTCCCAAGGTTTGAGAAGGGAGACATGAAAGACATCATGAAGCTTGCAATCTGGTGGTAAAGCTAGTTGATAAGCAACTTGACCAAATTTGCGCACCACTGAAAAAGGACCATAAAACTTAGGAGCAAGCTTATGGTGTTTATGGCCAGCAAGAGAGCGTTGTGGATAAGGATGCAACCGTAACCAGACCAATGAACCCCGTAAACTTGACATCGCGATGACCCTTGTCATAAACCTCTTTCATGCGTTGTTGGGCCTGTTGAAGTCTGCTGCGAATTTCTTGCAGAACTAGATCCCGGTCAATCAAGGCTTGATCCACAACATCTACTCGAGATGATCCTGCAACATAGGAAAGCAGATGAGGTGAATCACGCCCATAGACAACCTGAAAAGGTGAAGCACGCAATGCAGTATGATAGGAAGTGTTATAACAGAATTCTGCCCAGGAAATCCAGTTCACCCATTGCTTCGGTTGTCCTCCCACAAAGCAACGCAAGTACATCTCAACTGTGCGGTTAACAACCTCTGTTTGCCCATCACTTTGCGGATGGTAGGCTGAGGAAAAAGCTAGTTTGGTGCCGCACAATCGAAAAAGCTCTTTCCAAAAGTAACTAGTAAAAAGAGCATCACGATCTGAGACAGTAGATTCAGGTAGGCCGTGTAAACACCCAACTTGGTTGAAGAAGAGACCAGCAACACTAGCAGCAGTATAAGGATGTACTAGATGAAGGAAATGAGCATACTTAGAGAAACGGTCGACTACTACCAGAAGAGCTGATTTTCCTAATGATTTTGGCAAGCTATCAATGAAATCCATAGAAATGTCAGCCCAAATTTATGTTGGCAGTTTCAACGGTTGAAGCAAGTCGGCTGGAGTTAAGTGTGTACAGCCTTGTTGCGTTGGCACACTTGGCGGGCAGCAATATAGTCCTGAATAGTGGACTTCATACCCTCCCATAAAAAATCTTTACGCAATCTTTGCATTGTTTTCTGAACACCTTCATGAGTGCTATCATGAATTCCAGATACCACAGAAGTTATTAGGGGAGATTCTGTAGGCAAATAAATTCGGTCTTTGTAAAAAATAAGGCTGTCTCGCATAGACCAATCTTTACCAAATTCTTGGCGCTCTATCGTGGCGCAATTTCTTTGAGAGCTGCAGAATGTTGAGTTTCAACTCGCAGCTCGTCAATCAATACAACTCGTGGCTGTGAGATGGCGAATAGCATTCCTTCATCTGTATCACGCCGAGATAAAGTATCTGCAGCTACATTTGATTTTCCAGCCTTATACTCAACTCGAAAAGTAAAGCCCATGAGTTTACTGATCCAGTGTTGTTGTGGGGATGTGGTGAGACGTTATTCCAGCAAATATTTGAGGCTATAATGATATGTGCGGATGAGAAACTGCTGCCCCACAAATAAGGTCGCCAATGTTGAACAGCTTTAGCCAATCCTATTAGTTCCCTCTCATAAGCAGGCAATTTAAAATGCCGATCAGCCAATTTTTTACTAAAAAATGCAATAGGATGACCCCTCTGTTGTAGAACAGCCCCAATTCCCACACCTGAAGCATCACATTCCACCATGAACTCCTCATCGAAATCAGGCAATTGCAAAACCGGGGCAGCCACTAGAGCATGTTTTAGAGCAGTAAAGGAGGCTAGGGCTGCCTCTGTCCAATTAAAAGAATTCTGTTTGAGCATGCTTGTGAGGGGAGCTGTAATTTGTCCATAGTCACAAATAAATTTCCGGTAATAGCCTGTTAGTCCTAAAAAAAACCTCACGGCAGTGATAGATCGAGGCTGGGGCCAATTGTCAACTGCCCTAATTTTGCTTGTGTCTACAGATACACCTATTGCTGAAACTACATGACCAAGATAGGCCACTTGATTTTCTCCAAAAGAATACTTGGACCTTTTTAAACAGAAGTGATGAGCTCGTAGTAACTCAAAAACAGTTCTAATATGACTCAAATGCTCTTCCCAAGACTTGCTATAGAGTAAGATATCATCAAAAAATACTAGGACAAACAAACACAGACACTTACGAAATACCTCGTTCATCAATGCTTGAAAAGTGGATGGAGCATTtgttaaaccaaatggcattactaggaactcaaagtgcccatggTGAGTCCGAAAAGCGGTCTTCTCTATATCACTGGGATGCATGCGGACTTGGTGATAACCTGATTTAAGATCCAGCTTGGTAAAGAGCCGAGTTCCATGTAGTCCATCCAACAATTCATCAACTACTGGAATAGGAAATTTATCCTTAATTGTTATGGTATTAAGTTCTCTGTAATCCACACAAAAATGCCATGTTCCATCTTGCTTGCAAACTAATAGCACCGGTGAGGAAAAAGGTGATTGGCTTGGCCGAATAATGCCTTGCTGCAACATCTGGTCACATTGCCTTTCTATCTCGTCTTTTTGTGAGTGAGGATACCGGTAAGTTCTGACCACTACGGGCCCTGTTCCGGGTTAGAGGCAAATTCTGTGATCACAAGTGCAAAGAGGTGGCAGCCCCACTGGATCATGAAACAAATCATTGAGTTCTGACAATAAATCATCTAGTTGGTTTTATTGTTCAGATGGTGCTTAAATAAGATGTAGTTGTGGCTCATCCGGTTGCCTTTGCCATTGTAAGGTGACTGAATTTCCAGCTAGTTTAAAAGTCATCGTAAGAGAGACAAAATCCCATAGTATAGGTCCTAATATTTGTAGCCACTTAATTCCTAAAACAAAATCAAAGCCACCCAGAGGAATTATATAAAAATCAGCCACAAAAAAGTTGTCAGCAACAGAAAACTGAACTCGTTGACAAATTCCAGTGCTAGGAACCTTCTCTCCATTTGCCACCGAGACACACAAATTTGACTTAGGTAGGATTTGCAGCCCTAGATGTTGAGCTACTATATCACTTATGAAATTATGGGTACTTCCAGAATCGACCAAACTCAGTAATGTTTAACCCTTCATTATAGCTTGTAGTTGCATGGTTTTAGCATTTTGCTTCCCTGTTATGGCGTGCAGGGATATTTCTGGCTCGTCAGCGGCTTCTTGTGTCATGGTTTCTTCATCACTAATTTCTAACCAAAATAATTTTTTACATTGATGTCCAGGTTCATATTGTTCATCACAATTATAGCACAAACCCTTTGCCCGTCTTTCTGCCATCTCGACTCG
The Nicotiana sylvestris chromosome 11, ASM39365v2, whole genome shotgun sequence DNA segment above includes these coding regions:
- the LOC104215521 gene encoding protein FANTASTIC FOUR 3-like — its product is MAACGSLQHIFEKPLPENPTLIESLSSTSWKNSKSLKPNIDNSSFTEIFGELHFKENNNSISSSASSSSSSSVVSSSSSFSSCLPQSSASSSLSSLSSSSSSSFFLDAIHQSEIKGLDNIKDKYERNKSPISSYYPNTNSCSHKKQDRHSDSFSSRTSDSLSVCTEGLGFESSDDVEDLMNDLSIENQKKQQEEKGRMRVPCRPENQVIINHDYSKRSRTNKGSFPPPISCIGRSGKPWVCFKSFREDGRFILKEIRIPTQEFLHACREDGRLMMHVIHSDDEIVDEDEDEYEDDDDDVDDDTHNVEEEHDAKHV
- the LOC104215519 gene encoding N-carbamoylputrescine amidase, which codes for MSIVSLPLAESHTLRKMAEKKRLVTVAALQFACTDDVSTNVDTAERLVRAAHQKGANIILIQELFEGYYFCQAQREDFFHRAKPYQGHPTIVRMQKLAKELGVVIPVSFFEEANNAHYNSVAIIDADGTDLGLYRKSHIPDGPGYQEKFYFNPGDTGFKVFQTKYAKIGVAICWDQWFPEAARAMALQGAEVLFYPTAIGSEPQDDGLDSRDHWRRVMQGHAGANVVPLVASNRIGKETIETEHGKSAITFYGYSFIAGPTGELVAAADDKEEVVLVAQFDLDKIKSKRQSWGVFRDRRPDLYKVLLTLDGSNPVK